A stretch of DNA from Myxococcota bacterium:
AAAATCGAACGGGGGGAGCTTATAAACTAAAGATTCCGAATCGAGAAGTTGCTCAGAAATTCAAGGAAGGTTATTATCAATGGATCGAGAAAGACGCCTCTGGTTTACATGGTAGAGACGTTAGATACATTAATTGGATGGTGGACGCGATTGTCAAAAATGATGTAGGCCAGCTTGGAATCGTGCTTGGTAAGCCCTCGGTAGAGATTAAAGATGGTTGGGCGTATACTCCGTTACACCTTGCTGCTCTTATGGGCGACCATGAAATTCTTAGGCGGATAAGCGAGAAGTATCCCCATTGGGTTGACCTAAAGACCAATGAAGGCCTGAATATTGCCGATTTTGCCCTCTTGGGGAGACAAACGCTGCCCGAAGGCTTCAAGCAGCAAAATACCGTGCAAGAACCTGACCAATTGTATAGTGGTTCTTGCGTCGTGTCCCAACATCCTTCTTTCATGTTTATCGTGCTTGTAACCGTTAAATTTAGCTGTGACTTTTTGATGAAATTATGGAGGTCTGCGGATATGCCTGGTGGGAATTTAATCCGTCCGGGTAGCTACCCTGGTCAGCTCGTATCATCTACATTGGGAGTTGTGGGCGCAGTTATAACCGGTTTTTTTAAGGAGTCGACTGGGCATTATTGTAAAGAACACAGTGAATATTCAGACATCCACTCTAAAAGCTCATTTACTACATTGAGACAGTTTCTCATCTTTGCATCTAAAGACGCCAATTCGTATGTGACAGTTGGGAGCTGCAGCGAGGGTGATGCCACGATTGCTTCTTTGTCAAAACCTCCACTCGCCATCAAACAACTCCCTCGGCACAATCACAACTTTGCGTTATGTCTGCAGCGCTAAGTTTTTCTGGTGCGCTTGGCACCGTTCTAATTGGAAACATGTCTTTCATATTTAAAGTATATCAAATTAACATCCCAAAATTCGGTAGCCCGTTGACTTTTATGGCTTAATAGCCCAAAAACAGCCTGCACCGGTCCTCTGGGAAGTGATCCGTATGACCGAAGGAGTTCGTAAATGACATTAGGATTGATGGCCAAAAAACTTGGCATGACACAAATTTTTATGGAAGACGGCGTTCGCGTCGCAGTGACTGTTTTGAAGCTTGAACCCAATGTGGTCGTTTCAAAGCGTCTTCAAGAAAAAGACGGTTACACCGCACTTCAATTAGGGATGGGCGCGATTCGCGAAAAGTTGCTTACCAAAGCAGACCGCGGTCATTTTGCTAAATCCGGTGTTGAAAACAAAAGACATTTGCGTGAGTTCCGCGTGGATCAAGCAAAGCTTGATGCTTACGAAATCGGCGCAGCGATCGGCCTTGAGTTTTTTGAAGGTTCGCAATCAGTGGATGTGACTTCCGTGAGCAAAGGTAAAGGCTTTGCTGGTGTGATGAAGCGCCATAATTTCTCTGGTTTTCCGGCGACTCACGGTACCCACGAATTCTTCCGTCACGGCGGTTCGATCGGTATGCGTTCGCAGCCTGGTAAAGTTTTGAAGGGTAAGCGCATGGCTGGCCACATGGGTGATGAAACCGTTGTGGTGAACAATTTGCGTCTGATTCGCACGATGCCTGAAGAAAACCTGATACTCTTGAGAGGCGCTGTGCCAGGCGGTAAAAACGCTTTGGTTGAAATCTATCCTTCAACCCGCAGACCGAAGGGTCTTGCTGGTGTCGGTGGTCATGCGGTTGAAGAAGCCAGCAAGAACCCGATGAAGGCATCAAAGGCAGCTGGTAAAGGCAAGCCTGCGGCGAAGAAAAAATAGGGAGTAGCTGATGTCTGAAGCTTTGGATCTGTTGACGGTAAATTGGGAAGAAGAAGGCGAACTTAAGGTCAAAGAACTCAAGAAACATGTCTTGAGCAAAGGGGCCTGGGCGACTTTGATGTTTCTCTACCAAGAGATGGATCCAAAGACGAAAGAATACAAAGAGCCGAAAATCAGCATTCGGCGTTACAAAAAGCGGGCTGAACAATACATCCCGCAATCCAAATTTAACATTTCATCTGAGGCGCAGGGCAAGGAAATTGCCCGCATTATTCACGAATGGTATCCGTCTCAAACCTAAGCAAAAGTTACGGACCTAGAGTCTTATTTGATAACGTTTCTTTTCATCTAAATCCGGGCGACAGAGTCGGTTTGGTCGGAGCCAATGGCTCAGGCAAATCGACCTTGATGCGTGTTTTAACGGGCGAGGAAGAGCAAAGCTCTGGCACCATCGCTCTGCCAAGAAACAGCCGTGTTGGCTTTTTAAAACAAGATCAATTTTTAAACGATAATGTACCGATCATCGATTGCGTGATGATGGGCCATGGTGCTTTGTATGAAGCGCTCAAACGACACGATCCGGATTTGCCGGGCGAAGCC
This window harbors:
- the rplC gene encoding 50S ribosomal protein L3 produces the protein MTLGLMAKKLGMTQIFMEDGVRVAVTVLKLEPNVVVSKRLQEKDGYTALQLGMGAIREKLLTKADRGHFAKSGVENKRHLREFRVDQAKLDAYEIGAAIGLEFFEGSQSVDVTSVSKGKGFAGVMKRHNFSGFPATHGTHEFFRHGGSIGMRSQPGKVLKGKRMAGHMGDETVVVNNLRLIRTMPEENLILLRGAVPGGKNALVEIYPSTRRPKGLAGVGGHAVEEASKNPMKASKAAGKGKPAAKKK